The DNA segment ATGGATAATAACGCATGTTGTTTATTCCTCTGTTAGTTGTAATAAACCTGCATAGTTGCAGTTGCAGTAAAGGAGCCGGTTGGTAGTGTGGCGCCACTTTTTTTCACCAGTACCGCATAAAGCTCTGGTCGAGTTTGATAGTTAAACTTAAACGGTTCTGTCATATAAACATTGGTATCAGCGGTTTTAAATAACACGCCTAAATCTGTCACGCTTGTTTTTAAATAACGCGTATCAAATCCAGCACCGTCGCCCGTAAATTTCAATGACATACTTGGATCACCCGTTGTTTTACAATCCAAGGTGTAATCCATTTTTTGTTTATAATTTTCGTTTTCTATTCTTGTGGTCATCACATCATTAAAATTCACTTCGATAGGTTTACCATCGTTAACCTTACAAGGACGTGACTCCACACTCCCGCTCACTGTCAATCTTAAAAAACCAGAAACAGCCCATACAGAAGGAGCGAGAAAACTCATACAAAGAAAAAGTATTACACCTCGGAATATAAGCATAATATTACGCCTTCTTATCTTTGATATTTGCTGAACAAATATCTCCGCGACACTGGAATGTTAATTCAACTAATCCACCGAAATCATTGAGGTATTCAATGGAGGGTGCCGCACCTAAATCACCCACTTTTGCCCCTAATGGACGTTGACCAAACGGCTCAATCATCACGGCTTCAAAACCATTAACCTCCGTATTATTTTTTCTCACTTTGGTGATAGTCAGATAATAAGGTGAAGGGTTTTTTACATTGTAATGACTCCCCTGTTTTTCAATCACAATGTCTTTTTCCATTGGATTAGCCTCTAAACGGCTAGGTGCAACAATGCTTTTTGGTCGATAAAACACTTTAATTTTTGTCTGCAATGCAATTTGCAACACATTGGGAGAATCACTACGAGGTGGA comes from the Proteus appendicitidis genome and includes:
- a CDS encoding fimbrial protein, whose amino-acid sequence is MLIFRGVILFLCMSFLAPSVWAVSGFLRLTVSGSVESRPCKVNDGKPIEVNFNDVMTTRIENENYKQKMDYTLDCKTTGDPSMSLKFTGDGAGFDTRYLKTSVTDLGVLFKTADTNVYMTEPFKFNYQTRPELYAVLVKKSGATLPTGSFTATATMQVYYN
- a CDS encoding fimbrial biogenesis chaperone, yielding MKYINIKTLSAIVTLCLFSQSAYSAIALDRTRVLYNEGERSVSMVLENENESKPYLAQSWLENSKDEKINSPFVVTPPVQRIEAGNKSQIKIQALPATNMLPTDRESIYYLNVREIPPRSDSPNVLQIALQTKIKVFYRPKSIVAPSRLEANPMEKDIVIEKQGSHYNVKNPSPYYLTITKVRKNNTEVNGFEAVMIEPFGQRPLGAKVGDLGAAPSIEYLNDFGGLVELTFQCRGDICSANIKDKKA